One window from the genome of Thermus sediminis encodes:
- a CDS encoding 2-isopropylmalate synthase encodes MEKERHIRIFDTTLRDGEQSPGVALSLDQKLEIAQALARLNVDIIEAGFPVSGPLEFEAVRRIAAEVKGPVIAALARTHALDIDQAARALEKAEKPRIHVFTSASKIHLEHMLRKTEEEVLEMAEEMVRYARRYVDDVEFSAQDVMRADWDFVKRLYEVAIEAGATTVNIPDTTGYGTPEEYGALIRRIRDEVVRGRDVVISTHTHDDLGLATANALAGVLNGAGQVECTVNGIGERAGNTSLEEVVMALYVRRDFYRTYTRINTREIYRVSRLVERYTGMPVPPNKAIVGDNAFAHESGIHQDGVLKHRGTYEIMDAELIGRKPAVIVLGKHSGRAAFKKALEDLGYKNLSEDQLKLLFSRFKEIAEKKGPLSAEELQALAESQLESASSFFELRHVQFFSGSGLLPTATVRVKTPDGERVATHTGDGPVDAVYKAIEEAIGLKPELELYRVEAVTGSTEALGQVTVRLRLGELQAVGVGVSPDIVEASALAFLDAAGKLASGRATRHPPSIEEVQRGM; translated from the coding sequence ATGGAGAAAGAAAGGCACATCCGGATCTTTGACACCACGCTCAGGGACGGTGAGCAGAGCCCAGGGGTGGCCCTTTCCCTGGACCAGAAGCTGGAGATCGCCCAGGCCCTGGCCCGGCTCAACGTGGACATCATCGAGGCGGGCTTCCCCGTATCGGGGCCCCTGGAGTTTGAGGCGGTAAGGCGCATCGCCGCCGAGGTCAAGGGACCCGTCATCGCCGCCCTCGCCCGCACCCACGCCCTGGACATCGACCAGGCGGCGAGGGCTTTGGAGAAGGCGGAAAAACCCCGGATCCACGTCTTCACCTCCGCCTCCAAGATCCACCTGGAGCACATGCTCAGGAAGACGGAGGAGGAGGTCCTGGAGATGGCGGAGGAGATGGTCCGCTACGCCAGGAGGTACGTGGACGACGTGGAGTTCTCCGCTCAGGACGTGATGCGGGCGGACTGGGACTTCGTCAAGCGGCTCTACGAAGTGGCCATTGAGGCCGGGGCCACCACGGTGAACATCCCCGACACCACGGGCTACGGCACGCCGGAGGAGTATGGGGCCCTCATCCGCCGCATCCGGGACGAGGTGGTCCGGGGCCGGGACGTGGTCATCTCCACCCATACCCACGACGACCTGGGCCTGGCCACGGCCAACGCCCTGGCCGGGGTCCTGAACGGGGCCGGGCAGGTGGAGTGCACGGTGAACGGCATCGGGGAAAGGGCGGGGAACACCTCCTTGGAGGAAGTGGTCATGGCCCTTTACGTGCGCCGCGACTTCTACAGGACCTACACGAGGATCAACACCCGGGAGATCTACCGGGTTTCCCGGCTGGTGGAGCGCTACACCGGGATGCCCGTCCCCCCCAACAAGGCCATCGTGGGGGACAACGCCTTCGCCCACGAGTCCGGCATCCACCAGGACGGGGTCTTGAAGCACCGGGGGACCTACGAGATCATGGACGCCGAGCTCATCGGCAGGAAGCCTGCGGTCATCGTTCTCGGCAAGCACTCGGGCCGGGCCGCCTTCAAGAAGGCCCTCGAGGACCTGGGCTACAAGAACCTTTCCGAGGATCAGCTCAAGCTCCTCTTCAGCCGCTTCAAGGAGATCGCCGAGAAGAAGGGGCCCCTCTCCGCCGAGGAGCTCCAGGCCCTGGCGGAAAGCCAGCTGGAGTCCGCCTCTAGCTTCTTTGAGCTCAGGCACGTCCAGTTCTTCTCCGGCTCTGGCCTCCTGCCCACGGCCACGGTGCGGGTGAAGACCCCAGACGGGGAAAGGGTGGCCACCCACACCGGGGACGGGCCCGTGGACGCGGTCTATAAGGCCATAGAGGAGGCCATCGGCCTCAAGCCCGAGCTTGAGCTCTACCGGGTGGAGGCCGTCACGGGGAGCACCGAGGCCCTGGGCCAGGTGACCGTGCGCCTCCGGCTTGGGGAGCTCCAGGCGGTGGGGGTGGGGGTCTCCCCGGACATCGTGGAGGCCAGCGCCCTGGCCTTCCTGGACGCCGCCGGCAAGCTGGCCAGCGGCCGGGCCACCCGCCACCCGCCCTCCATTGAGGAGGTCCAGCGGGGGATGTGA
- a CDS encoding GNAT family N-acetyltransferase: MHVVEVRPARPEDLPGVARVQVDTWRATYRGVVPEAFLEAMSYEERETRWARTLADPGWPGRLLVAEVEEVGVVGFAALGPDRNSGFPSYTGELWALYVLPAWQGQGVGRALFAETVRTLLAQGHGRMLVWVLKENPRGRGFYERLGGVLLGERELELSGSRLLAVAYGFDLGEGRW; the protein is encoded by the coding sequence GTGCACGTGGTGGAGGTGAGGCCAGCCCGCCCCGAGGACCTCCCGGGGGTGGCCCGGGTCCAGGTGGACACGTGGCGGGCCACCTACCGGGGTGTGGTTCCGGAGGCCTTTTTGGAGGCGATGTCCTACGAGGAGCGAGAGACCAGGTGGGCGCGGACGCTTGCCGACCCCGGGTGGCCCGGGCGGCTTCTCGTGGCCGAGGTGGAAGAGGTGGGGGTGGTGGGTTTTGCCGCCCTTGGTCCTGACCGAAACTCGGGCTTTCCTAGCTACACCGGGGAGCTTTGGGCTCTTTACGTACTTCCTGCCTGGCAGGGCCAGGGGGTGGGGCGGGCCCTTTTTGCCGAGACAGTCCGGACGCTGTTGGCGCAGGGCCACGGGCGGATGCTCGTCTGGGTTCTCAAGGAGAACCCCAGGGGACGGGGCTTTTACGAGCGCCTGGGTGGGGTGCTCTTAGGGGAAAGGGAGTTGGAACTCTCCGGGTCCAGGCTCCTGGCAGTGGCCTACGGGTTTGATCTGGGGGAGGGAAGATGGTAG
- the cimA gene encoding citramalate synthase gives MVEILDTTLRDGTQGEGVSLSVEDKVAICRRLAAFGLHLIEGGWPGSNPKDAEFFARMRGVDLGASKLAAFGATRRKGLLPEEDPSVLALLEAGTPVVVLFGKSWTLHVLEALETSLEENLRMIRDTVAFFAGRGRRVVYDAEHFFDGYKEDPGYALATLEAALAGGADTLVLCDTNGGTLPEEVYAITKGVVERFPGVRVGIHPHNDADLAVANALSAVRAGATHVQGTINGYGERCGNLNLTSFLPTLVFKYRIPAIPPERLKGLKELSHFVDERANLTPNRRAPYVGEAAFAHKAGVHVSAVLKNPRTYEHIPPEWVGNGRRFLVSDVSGRSNLLAKLQELGVDLSKEEVKRLLDEVKALEYEGYAFEGAEASFYLLAHRLKGGGLPFQVEGFSVFVHGTGLATAWAEATVRVRVGESLQHTAAESPHGPVSALDRAFRKAVLGFYPELADVELVDYKVRILSGQEAGTNSGVRVMVELRRGGERFSTVGASENILEASLKALTDGYAYALLYPVREATPSAG, from the coding sequence ATGGTAGAGATTCTAGACACCACCCTGCGGGACGGCACCCAAGGGGAGGGGGTGAGCCTCTCCGTGGAGGACAAGGTGGCCATCTGTAGGCGCCTCGCCGCCTTCGGCCTCCACCTCATCGAGGGGGGCTGGCCCGGCTCCAACCCCAAGGACGCGGAGTTCTTCGCCCGCATGAGGGGGGTGGACCTGGGGGCGTCTAAGCTCGCCGCCTTTGGGGCCACAAGGCGGAAAGGGCTCCTCCCCGAGGAGGACCCCTCGGTCCTGGCCCTTCTGGAGGCCGGGACCCCGGTGGTGGTCCTCTTCGGGAAGAGCTGGACCCTGCACGTGCTGGAGGCCTTGGAGACCTCCTTGGAGGAGAACCTCCGCATGATCCGGGACACCGTGGCCTTCTTCGCCGGGCGGGGGAGGCGGGTGGTCTACGATGCCGAGCACTTCTTTGACGGGTACAAGGAGGACCCGGGCTACGCCCTGGCCACCCTCGAGGCCGCCCTAGCGGGCGGGGCCGACACCCTGGTGCTTTGCGACACCAACGGGGGCACCCTCCCCGAGGAGGTCTACGCCATCACCAAAGGGGTGGTGGAGCGCTTCCCCGGGGTGAGGGTGGGGATCCACCCCCACAACGACGCCGATCTGGCCGTGGCCAACGCCCTCTCTGCTGTCAGGGCCGGGGCTACCCACGTGCAGGGCACCATCAACGGCTACGGGGAAAGGTGCGGCAACCTGAACCTCACGAGCTTCCTCCCCACCCTGGTTTTCAAGTACAGGATCCCCGCCATCCCCCCGGAAAGGCTAAAGGGCCTCAAGGAGCTTTCCCACTTCGTGGACGAGCGGGCCAACCTCACCCCCAACCGCCGCGCCCCCTATGTGGGGGAGGCGGCCTTCGCCCACAAGGCGGGGGTCCACGTCTCCGCCGTCTTGAAAAACCCCCGCACCTACGAGCACATTCCCCCGGAGTGGGTGGGAAACGGCCGCCGCTTCCTGGTCTCGGACGTCTCCGGCCGCTCCAACCTTCTCGCCAAGCTCCAGGAGCTGGGGGTGGACCTCTCCAAGGAGGAGGTCAAGCGCCTTCTGGACGAGGTGAAGGCCCTGGAGTACGAGGGCTACGCCTTTGAGGGGGCGGAGGCCAGCTTCTACCTCCTGGCCCACCGCCTGAAGGGGGGAGGCCTCCCTTTCCAGGTGGAGGGCTTCTCCGTCTTCGTCCACGGCACCGGCCTCGCCACCGCCTGGGCCGAGGCCACGGTGCGGGTGCGGGTAGGGGAGAGCCTGCAGCACACCGCCGCCGAGAGCCCCCATGGCCCCGTCTCCGCCCTGGACCGGGCCTTCCGCAAGGCGGTCTTGGGGTTTTACCCGGAGCTCGCCGATGTGGAGCTTGTGGACTACAAGGTGCGCATCCTCTCCGGCCAGGAGGCGGGGACCAACAGCGGCGTGCGGGTGATGGTGGAGCTGAGGCGGGGAGGGGAGCGCTTCAGCACCGTGGGGGCCAGCGAGAACATCCTCGAGGCCTCCCTCAAGGCCCTCACCGACGGCTACGCCTACGCCCTCCTCTACCCCGTGCGGGAGGCTACGCCCAGCGCAGGCTGA
- a CDS encoding Uma2 family endonuclease, translating into MATRYRFRVEEFERAFQGVPHVELLRGEVYQMSPIGPKHVHKVAQLDARLQEALKGEAAVLVQSPLRLSEDSEPEPDLMVLKPPLDRYAERLPTPEDVLLLLEVADTSLPFDREVKLPLYAEAGIPEVWLVNLQENLLEVHRDPRGGRYREIRLLSPEEEVSPALLPEISLRWA; encoded by the coding sequence ATGGCCACCCGCTACCGCTTCCGGGTAGAGGAGTTTGAGCGGGCCTTCCAAGGGGTGCCCCACGTGGAGCTCCTCCGGGGGGAGGTGTACCAGATGAGCCCCATCGGACCCAAGCACGTGCACAAGGTGGCCCAGTTGGACGCCAGGCTCCAGGAGGCCCTAAAGGGCGAGGCGGCGGTCTTGGTCCAGTCCCCCTTGCGCCTCTCCGAGGACTCCGAGCCCGAGCCGGACCTGATGGTGCTGAAGCCCCCTCTGGACCGCTACGCCGAAAGGCTCCCCACCCCCGAGGACGTCCTCCTCCTCCTAGAGGTGGCGGACACCTCCCTCCCCTTTGACCGGGAGGTCAAGCTTCCCCTCTACGCCGAGGCGGGGATCCCCGAGGTATGGCTGGTCAACCTCCAGGAAAATCTCCTGGAGGTCCACCGGGACCCGCGGGGGGGCCGCTACCGGGAGATCCGGCTCCTCTCCCCCGAGGAAGAGGTGAGCCCCGCCCTCCTCCCCGAGATCAGCCTGCGCTGGGCGTAG
- a CDS encoding ABC transporter permease — MRKAKTLLSVYLAYMLEYRAELLLWALAGLLPLILMGVWTEAARGGDFPLSPGEFARYFLMVFLVRQATVVWVVWEFERDVVEGRLSFRLLRPLDPFFEHLAAHVAERLARLPFVLLLTLLFFGLFPEARFLPEPGPFLLGLLLTLLAFLLRYTMQYATAMLTFWTERATSVEEVFFLLYLFLSGTIAPLEVFPEPLRELALLTPFPYLVYLPAALLAGQEVALFPGLWIMLFWGVAFLLLARLLFWLGLRRYSGHGA, encoded by the coding sequence GTGAGAAAGGCCAAGACCCTCCTTTCCGTCTACCTGGCCTACATGCTGGAGTACCGGGCGGAGCTCCTCCTTTGGGCCCTGGCCGGGCTTCTCCCCCTCATCCTCATGGGGGTCTGGACCGAGGCCGCCCGGGGCGGGGACTTCCCCCTCTCCCCAGGGGAGTTCGCCCGCTACTTCCTCATGGTCTTCCTGGTGCGCCAGGCCACGGTGGTCTGGGTGGTGTGGGAGTTTGAAAGGGACGTGGTGGAGGGCCGCCTCTCCTTCCGGCTCCTGAGGCCTCTGGACCCCTTCTTTGAGCACCTGGCGGCCCACGTGGCCGAAAGGCTGGCCCGGCTTCCCTTCGTCCTCCTCCTCACCCTCCTCTTCTTTGGGCTTTTCCCCGAGGCCCGCTTTCTGCCGGAGCCCGGGCCCTTCCTCCTCGGCCTTCTCCTCACCCTCCTGGCCTTCCTGCTCCGCTACACCATGCAGTACGCCACGGCCATGCTCACCTTCTGGACGGAGCGGGCCACCAGCGTTGAGGAGGTCTTCTTCCTCCTCTACCTCTTCCTCTCCGGGACCATCGCCCCCCTCGAGGTCTTCCCCGAGCCCCTAAGGGAGCTCGCCCTCCTCACCCCCTTCCCCTACCTGGTCTACCTACCTGCGGCCCTATTGGCAGGGCAGGAAGTGGCCCTCTTCCCGGGGCTTTGGATCATGCTCTTCTGGGGTGTGGCCTTCCTCCTCCTTGCCCGCCTCCTCTTTTGGCTCGGCCTTAGGCGCTACTCGGGCCACGGGGCATAA
- a CDS encoding ABC transporter ATP-binding protein — protein MEDASPIVLAEDLTRHYRVALKEASLLGTLRHFFRRQYQTIRAVEGVSFRIYPGEVVGFLGPNGAGKTTTLKMLTGLVHPTRGKALVAGHVPKRREKAFLKRITLVMGNKQQLLWDLPAMDSLRLNAAIYEVPEGEFKRRVGELAEMLGLEKKLHQPVRKLSLGERMKAELLAALLHRPEVLFLDEPTLGLDVNAQVAVREFIREYNRRYGATVLLTSHYMADIAALSERVLVIHQGRLLYDGALEGLLDRFAPYREVGLVLKAPLPREALLPLGEVRELEGREARLLVPRERLTERVAEILRRLPVEDLEVRDPPLEEVIARVFKSPQEAL, from the coding sequence ATGGAGGACGCAAGTCCCATCGTCTTGGCCGAGGACCTCACCCGGCACTACCGGGTGGCCCTGAAGGAGGCCTCCCTCCTCGGTACCTTGCGCCACTTTTTCCGCCGTCAGTACCAGACCATCCGGGCGGTGGAGGGGGTTTCCTTCCGGATTTACCCGGGCGAGGTAGTGGGCTTCTTGGGGCCCAACGGGGCGGGCAAGACCACCACCCTGAAGATGCTCACCGGCCTGGTCCACCCCACGAGGGGGAAGGCTCTGGTGGCGGGGCACGTGCCCAAAAGGCGGGAGAAGGCCTTCCTGAAAAGGATCACCCTGGTCATGGGCAACAAGCAGCAGCTCCTCTGGGACCTCCCCGCCATGGACTCCCTCCGCCTCAACGCCGCCATCTACGAGGTGCCCGAAGGCGAGTTCAAAAGGCGGGTGGGGGAGCTCGCAGAGATGCTAGGGCTTGAGAAGAAGCTCCACCAGCCTGTGCGCAAGCTCTCCTTGGGGGAGAGGATGAAGGCGGAGCTCCTAGCCGCCCTCCTCCACCGCCCAGAGGTGCTCTTCCTGGACGAGCCCACCCTGGGCCTGGACGTGAACGCCCAAGTAGCCGTGCGGGAGTTCATCCGGGAATATAACCGCCGCTATGGGGCCACGGTCCTCCTCACCAGCCACTACATGGCGGACATCGCTGCCCTCTCCGAGAGGGTCTTGGTCATTCACCAGGGGAGGCTCCTCTACGACGGGGCCCTAGAAGGCCTCCTGGACCGCTTCGCCCCCTACCGGGAGGTGGGCCTCGTCCTGAAGGCCCCTCTGCCCAGGGAGGCCCTCCTCCCCTTGGGGGAGGTGCGGGAGCTAGAGGGGCGGGAGGCGAGGCTTCTGGTCCCCCGGGAGAGGCTCACGGAAAGGGTGGCGGAGATCCTGAGAAGGCTTCCCGTGGAGGACCTCGAGGTTCGCGACCCCCCTTTGGAGGAGGTCATCGCCCGGGTGTTCAAAAGCCCCCAGGAGGCCCTGTGA
- a CDS encoding ABC transporter permease yields the protein MRYLRVLRLFLLTSLAAEMEYRGNFLLGLLSSLLTLFGALFGLLLLYQGGYRPGGWALEEALLVLAAFTLLQGLASTLLAPNLNRIVEHVQQGTLDFVLLKPLDPQFWLSSRTFSPWGLGDFLLGAGLLLYAGARLELSPGDYARFALYFAFGALTLYSLWFLLATTSIWFVKIYNVTEVLRGLLEAGRFPVGAYPALYRVFFTFVVPVAFLTTVPAEAALGRGEAPFLAGGLALLLFLLARGFFRLALRSYTSASS from the coding sequence GTGCGCTACCTGAGGGTCCTCCGCCTCTTCCTCCTCACCAGCCTGGCGGCGGAGATGGAGTACCGGGGGAACTTCCTCCTGGGCCTCCTTTCCTCCCTCCTCACCCTCTTTGGGGCCCTCTTCGGCCTCCTCCTCCTCTACCAGGGGGGGTACCGGCCTGGAGGGTGGGCCCTCGAGGAGGCCCTCTTGGTCCTCGCCGCCTTCACCCTCCTCCAGGGCCTCGCCTCCACCCTCCTAGCCCCCAACCTCAACCGGATCGTGGAGCACGTGCAGCAGGGTACCCTGGACTTCGTTCTCCTCAAGCCCCTGGACCCCCAGTTCTGGCTCTCCTCGCGCACCTTCTCCCCTTGGGGCCTAGGGGACTTCCTCCTGGGGGCGGGCCTTCTCCTCTATGCGGGGGCCCGCCTGGAGCTTTCTCCCGGGGACTACGCCCGCTTCGCCCTCTACTTCGCCTTCGGGGCCCTGACCCTCTATAGCCTGTGGTTCCTCCTGGCCACCACCAGCATCTGGTTCGTGAAGATCTACAACGTCACCGAGGTCCTGAGGGGGCTTCTGGAGGCGGGGCGGTTCCCCGTGGGGGCCTACCCCGCCCTTTACCGGGTCTTCTTCACCTTCGTGGTGCCCGTGGCCTTCCTCACCACCGTGCCCGCGGAGGCCGCCTTGGGAAGGGGAGAGGCCCCCTTCCTGGCCGGGGGGCTCGCCCTCCTCCTCTTCCTCCTGGCGCGGGGCTTCTTCCGCCTGGCCTTGAGGAGCTACACCTCGGCTAGTAGCTAG
- a CDS encoding pilus assembly PilX family protein, producing the protein MRKGFALVSVLIMLAVLMSLLTAYFTLTQIELGATQASVRQTTGFYAAEAGLNLRAEEVRAKFLGYGRPSGTSPSSNNPCQGSNLGSGDFACKTYSISGRTVRTYMVEPPGNPETVQIPPGELFENLEAQEYRYSLFSEAIGPDGRTEAVLELVFKSRLVPMFQFAAFYDKDLEILPGPPMTLNGRVHTNGDLYLNAGNTLTIEGQVSTAGRLYRGRKEENHCSGTVKVKLPNAPNNDPNDPRSYRALDCAGGVRREYRQEDVAPWEGRIQVGVNRVTVPSPEELDPDPSRLYFSRAQLRLRLNLFNQSAEVVRPDGTVDPLASQTLNLCPGTITGRAVGNSNTFFDNREGKPIQMLEVDLRGLLDCVHLHNLLGAGVRLDDETNGGLVFHLTVHGPESGTRGNGYGVRIRNGARIASTIPGAPRPRGLTIVSDQPVYIQGDFNRDDPDVPDDWIPAAFLTDAINILSNAWNDDNRSRQPLTNRRASDTEVNAAFLGGTDTTGGQEGSGGQDRGQYNGGLENYPRFHEAWQWSSGNNREYATFTYRGSFVSLGNSRKAAGRWCYRNDNCNRYSTFYGTYEAPRRNWSYEVRFSQGQLPPLSPRFVYLRQERFLREFERP; encoded by the coding sequence ATGAGGAAGGGTTTCGCCTTGGTGAGCGTGCTCATCATGCTGGCGGTACTCATGTCCCTGCTCACCGCCTACTTCACCCTGACGCAGATTGAGCTAGGGGCCACCCAGGCCAGCGTGCGGCAGACCACGGGGTTTTACGCCGCCGAGGCCGGGCTGAACCTGAGGGCCGAGGAAGTCCGGGCCAAGTTTCTGGGCTACGGGAGGCCTTCGGGAACCAGCCCCTCAAGCAACAACCCCTGCCAGGGGAGCAACCTGGGTTCGGGGGACTTCGCCTGCAAAACCTACTCCATCTCTGGGCGGACGGTGCGCACCTACATGGTGGAACCCCCAGGTAACCCTGAGACCGTGCAAATCCCCCCCGGGGAGCTCTTTGAGAACCTGGAGGCCCAGGAGTACCGCTACTCCCTTTTCTCCGAAGCCATCGGCCCCGACGGCCGGACGGAGGCTGTTTTGGAACTGGTCTTCAAGAGCCGTCTGGTGCCCATGTTCCAGTTCGCCGCCTTCTACGACAAAGACCTGGAGATCCTCCCCGGGCCACCCATGACCCTGAACGGCCGGGTGCACACCAACGGGGATCTGTACCTAAACGCGGGAAATACCTTGACCATAGAGGGTCAGGTGAGCACGGCAGGCAGGCTTTACCGCGGACGAAAGGAGGAGAACCATTGCAGCGGCACCGTCAAAGTCAAGCTTCCCAACGCCCCGAACAACGACCCCAACGATCCCCGTAGCTACCGTGCGCTGGACTGCGCCGGGGGGGTGCGGCGGGAGTACCGCCAGGAGGACGTGGCCCCTTGGGAGGGGCGCATCCAGGTAGGGGTGAACCGGGTGACCGTGCCTTCCCCTGAAGAGCTGGATCCGGATCCCAGCCGGCTCTACTTCTCCAGGGCCCAGCTCCGGCTCAGGCTCAACCTCTTCAACCAAAGCGCGGAGGTCGTCCGCCCAGATGGGACCGTGGATCCTTTGGCTAGCCAAACGCTAAACCTATGCCCTGGGACCATAACAGGTAGGGCCGTAGGCAACAGCAATACCTTCTTTGACAACCGGGAAGGCAAGCCCATCCAGATGCTGGAGGTGGACCTCCGGGGGCTCTTAGATTGTGTTCACCTTCACAACCTCCTCGGGGCGGGGGTGAGGCTTGACGACGAGACCAACGGGGGCCTGGTCTTCCACTTGACCGTGCACGGACCAGAGAGCGGCACCCGGGGGAACGGCTATGGGGTGCGCATCCGGAACGGAGCCCGCATTGCCTCTACCATACCAGGAGCTCCCCGTCCCCGGGGCCTCACCATCGTTAGCGACCAGCCTGTCTACATCCAGGGGGACTTCAACCGGGACGACCCAGACGTACCCGACGACTGGATTCCCGCGGCCTTTCTGACGGATGCTATAAATATCCTATCCAACGCCTGGAACGATGACAACCGAAGCCGGCAACCTCTCACCAACAGACGGGCCAGCGACACAGAGGTCAACGCGGCCTTCCTTGGGGGCACGGACACCACGGGGGGGCAGGAGGGGAGTGGAGGCCAGGACCGGGGCCAGTACAACGGCGGTCTGGAAAACTACCCCCGTTTCCACGAAGCCTGGCAATGGAGTAGTGGAAATAATCGCGAGTACGCCACCTTCACCTATAGGGGATCCTTCGTCAGCCTAGGTAACTCAAGGAAAGCGGCGGGCAGGTGGTGCTACAGGAATGACAACTGCAACAGGTATTCCACCTTCTACGGGACCTATGAGGCCCCACGGAGAAATTGGTCCTACGAGGTGCGCTTCTCTCAGGGCCAGTTGCCGCCCCTCTCCCCACGATTCGTCTACCTAAGACAGGAGCGCTTCCTCAGGGAGTTTGAACGTCCCTAG
- a CDS encoding PilW family protein, which yields MRGRGFTLVEILVALGIAGLLLGVVLSTTLGHRQLYVLDTNRTAANQNLRASLDILVADLRQAGERLPLDFPAVEVRNDGTELVLRRNLFDVVLNLCDRNGISGNQDIIPVAQRNFPPNAPTDYIEACRFRDEDNNGFDDRIDAWRNYRCGSDGDPTCQTGNRREVVRAYIHDPNTGLGEWFDYDHEDGEHIHKDNASRWQNSYGPLSRLYLLEERRYYLSGNVLMLAENGGTGKGLVGDVVHFQVRARAGNRTYTNFPPAGLSWTSLEHVEVAIRSRLGNVERALSTQAVPRNVFSR from the coding sequence ATGAGGGGAAGGGGCTTTACGCTGGTGGAGATCCTGGTGGCCCTGGGCATCGCGGGCCTCCTGCTGGGGGTCGTCCTCAGCACCACCCTGGGGCACAGGCAGCTCTATGTGCTGGACACGAACCGCACCGCCGCCAACCAAAACTTGCGGGCTTCGCTGGACATCCTGGTGGCCGACCTGCGCCAGGCAGGGGAGAGGCTTCCCTTGGACTTCCCAGCCGTAGAGGTGCGGAATGACGGAACGGAACTGGTCTTGCGGAGAAACCTCTTTGACGTTGTGTTGAACCTCTGCGACAGGAACGGCATAAGCGGTAATCAGGACATTATCCCGGTGGCCCAAAGGAACTTTCCGCCCAACGCCCCCACCGACTACATTGAAGCCTGCCGCTTCCGCGACGAGGACAACAACGGTTTTGACGACCGAATAGACGCCTGGAGGAACTACCGTTGCGGCTCGGACGGGGACCCCACCTGCCAGACGGGTAACCGCAGGGAGGTGGTCCGGGCCTACATACACGACCCGAATACGGGCTTGGGGGAGTGGTTTGATTACGATCATGAAGATGGGGAGCACATCCACAAGGATAACGCAAGCCGCTGGCAGAACAGCTACGGCCCCCTGTCCAGGCTCTACCTGCTGGAGGAAAGGCGCTACTACCTTTCGGGAAACGTCCTGATGCTGGCCGAGAACGGGGGAACGGGCAAGGGCTTGGTCGGGGACGTGGTCCACTTCCAGGTTAGGGCCCGGGCTGGGAACCGGACGTACACCAACTTCCCCCCCGCGGGCCTGAGCTGGACCTCTTTGGAGCACGTGGAGGTGGCCATAAGGAGCCGGCTGGGCAACGTGGAGCGGGCGCTTTCCACCCAGGCGGTCCCGCGGAACGTTTTCTCCCGCTAG
- a CDS encoding prepilin-type N-terminal cleavage/methylation domain-containing protein: MRKGLTLVEVLVALAVLALLGPVLAGFITYLQVNTRSEVRGAAVTLAQETLESLRLLNPQSLPSRGCSESTISRAGRNFRVQTCYCANPQLCGQGARHIMVQVFLGNEDQLVYRVETVFTQLR, encoded by the coding sequence ATGAGGAAGGGTCTGACCCTGGTAGAGGTTCTGGTAGCTTTGGCCGTCCTCGCCTTGCTGGGACCTGTTCTGGCGGGCTTCATCACTTACCTCCAGGTAAACACCCGCTCCGAGGTCCGTGGCGCGGCCGTCACCCTGGCCCAAGAAACCCTGGAAAGCTTGAGGCTCCTCAACCCACAAAGCCTTCCCTCCCGGGGCTGTAGCGAAAGTACCATATCGCGAGCTGGCCGCAATTTCAGGGTGCAAACCTGCTACTGCGCAAATCCCCAGCTTTGCGGCCAGGGGGCCCGTCATATCATGGTCCAGGTCTTTTTGGGCAACGAGGACCAGCTGGTCTACCGGGTGGAGACGGTCTTCACCCAGTTGCGGTAG
- a CDS encoding pilus assembly FimT family protein, with protein MIPKGLTLIELVVVLAVLAIASSIMALNVRPFYNPVQDALSRTEGFVKQVRSKAMATTSAYRITLEGNRLKAAYAPTCRSASFTEDRSLQAEIPAEVIVTFTPQGGVPCFNSRGLLILQNAGNYSGEPYYRFTDPQGRQGTLRLFLGGGVVRQ; from the coding sequence ATGATACCCAAGGGCCTAACCTTGATAGAGCTGGTGGTGGTCTTGGCCGTTCTGGCCATTGCCTCCAGCATTATGGCCTTGAATGTCCGTCCCTTCTATAACCCCGTGCAGGATGCGCTTTCCCGAACCGAGGGATTCGTGAAGCAGGTGCGCTCCAAAGCCATGGCCACCACCTCGGCATATCGCATCACCCTCGAGGGGAATCGGCTAAAAGCTGCCTATGCCCCTACCTGCCGGAGCGCCTCTTTCACCGAGGATCGCTCTCTTCAGGCGGAAATTCCGGCTGAGGTTATCGTGACCTTCACACCCCAAGGGGGGGTACCCTGCTTCAACAGCCGGGGTCTTCTAATCCTGCAGAACGCCGGCAACTACTCTGGGGAGCCCTATTACCGCTTCACGGACCCCCAAGGGAGGCAAGGGACCCTAAGGCTCTTCTTGGGAGGGGGGGTGGTACGGCAATGA